A genomic stretch from Methanorbis furvi includes:
- the hisH gene encoding imidazole glycerol phosphate synthase subunit HisH, whose translation MTATSKIAVIDYGLGNLRSVVRGLEAAGCRPVITAEPELIASADGIVLPGVGAFAEGMEKLAPIRHVVEAAVLEKPLLGICLGMQMLLEESEEHGLHQGLGFVPGSVRKFAKVERMKVPQMGWNTITPTTHPLFADIPEGTYVYFVHSYYADTTPEFTIATTEYIVSYASAVANKNAIGVQFHPEKSGPAGLAILRNFVAMTE comes from the coding sequence ATGACAGCCACTTCTAAGATTGCAGTTATCGACTACGGTCTTGGCAATCTGCGAAGTGTGGTGCGGGGACTTGAGGCCGCGGGATGCAGGCCTGTGATCACGGCAGAGCCTGAGCTGATTGCGTCAGCCGATGGGATTGTGCTGCCCGGAGTCGGGGCATTTGCAGAAGGTATGGAGAAGCTTGCGCCGATCCGGCATGTTGTGGAGGCCGCGGTTTTAGAAAAACCGCTGCTTGGAATCTGTCTTGGGATGCAGATGCTGCTTGAGGAGAGCGAGGAGCATGGTCTGCATCAGGGGCTTGGGTTTGTGCCAGGCTCTGTTCGAAAATTTGCAAAAGTTGAGAGGATGAAGGTTCCGCAGATGGGATGGAATACGATTACGCCAACGACACATCCGCTGTTTGCTGATATCCCTGAAGGGACGTATGTGTATTTTGTTCACTCCTACTATGCGGATACAACGCCGGAGTTTACCATCGCGACAACCGAGTACATTGTTTCGTATGCCTCAGCGGTCGCGAATAAAAATGCGATCGGGGTGCAGTTCCATCCTGAGAAGAGCGGGCCTGCGGGGCTTGCAATTCTCCGGAATTTTGTGGCGATGACTGAGTGA
- a CDS encoding phosphoadenosine phosphosulfate reductase family protein: MKSSPFLAPVPFYWCDNCHVPVMGKLCACGGKTRPVSVTPPGDVRPAFDRDRNLVNRLFEEQFGVPLIPDDHIALLNKVPDEDRMEEIILGGAVVCAVRFIPSENRWEVLPRESAAKLVQPTKHIIRVTNEAASYIKDGNSVLMPGVVFVSPEILVGDSVFVMSEEGECVAVGRAKMSYAETVGATRGQLVRTRRTQKAVVDPAPSTWEDAIAANKGVLDLYESKSIEFIRDVISKNPGLKPTVSYSGGKDSLVTLLITLKAVGKLPIIFANTGLEFPETIENVRIVQEKYGLELIERSGKEGFWEGFEANGPPAVDFRWCCKACKLEPVKRLIEETWGEALSLIGQRKYESAKRMMSPRVWRNKNVMCQLSAAPIQHWTAMHDWLYLFREQAPYNPLYELGLDRIGCFMCPSSDIACMKDIEAMYPELWAMWEEKLSGWGNRNGKTPEWASKGLWRVRESAEEDADNDSHF; encoded by the coding sequence ATGAAGTCCTCCCCGTTTCTTGCACCAGTCCCCTTCTACTGGTGCGACAACTGCCACGTGCCGGTAATGGGCAAACTCTGTGCCTGCGGCGGGAAAACACGGCCCGTGTCCGTCACCCCGCCAGGCGACGTCCGGCCGGCATTTGACCGCGACCGAAACCTCGTCAACCGCCTCTTTGAAGAACAGTTCGGCGTCCCCTTAATCCCAGACGACCACATCGCGCTCCTCAACAAAGTTCCTGACGAAGACCGGATGGAGGAGATTATCCTCGGAGGAGCAGTAGTCTGCGCAGTCCGGTTTATTCCATCCGAAAACCGCTGGGAAGTACTGCCGCGCGAGTCAGCGGCAAAGCTGGTGCAGCCGACAAAACACATCATCCGCGTAACAAACGAGGCCGCATCCTACATCAAGGACGGCAACAGCGTCCTGATGCCGGGAGTTGTCTTTGTATCTCCGGAAATTTTAGTCGGTGACAGCGTGTTTGTGATGTCAGAGGAGGGAGAGTGCGTTGCGGTCGGCAGGGCAAAAATGTCGTATGCGGAAACGGTTGGGGCAACCCGCGGTCAGCTCGTGCGGACCCGCAGGACACAAAAAGCAGTCGTTGATCCGGCACCGTCAACATGGGAGGACGCAATTGCTGCGAACAAGGGAGTGCTTGATCTCTACGAATCAAAGTCGATTGAGTTCATCAGAGATGTCATCTCCAAAAATCCCGGACTGAAGCCGACGGTCTCCTACTCCGGCGGGAAGGACAGTCTGGTGACTCTTTTAATAACGCTGAAGGCAGTTGGAAAGCTACCGATAATTTTCGCAAATACGGGCCTTGAGTTTCCGGAGACGATTGAGAACGTGCGGATTGTACAGGAAAAATACGGACTTGAGCTGATCGAACGGTCAGGCAAGGAAGGATTCTGGGAAGGGTTTGAGGCGAACGGTCCGCCGGCGGTGGACTTCCGCTGGTGCTGCAAGGCATGCAAGCTGGAACCGGTGAAGCGTCTTATTGAGGAGACCTGGGGCGAGGCGCTGTCGCTGATCGGGCAGCGGAAGTATGAGTCTGCGAAACGGATGATGAGTCCGCGGGTCTGGCGGAACAAAAATGTGATGTGCCAGCTGTCGGCAGCGCCGATTCAGCACTGGACGGCGATGCATGACTGGCTGTATCTGTTCCGCGAACAGGCTCCCTACAATCCTCTCTATGAGTTAGGTCTTGACCGCATCGGCTGTTTCATGTGTCCGTCGTCAGATATCGCCTGCATGAAGGATATTGAGGCGATGTATCCGGAGCTGTGGGCGATGTGGGAGGAGAAGCTCTCCGGCTGGGGAAACCGCAACGGCAAAACGCCCGAGTGGGCGTCGAAGGGTCTGTGGAGAGTTCGCGAGTCTGCGGAGGAGGACGCTGATAATGACAGCCACTTCTAA
- a CDS encoding mRNA surveillance protein pelota yields the protein MKAAAAEPLRRDGFGEYKLMPESLDDLWHLSHLISYGNTVFAVTMRTVDGPNDKLRAEKLEKRPVRIGVKCEKVEFTPTANRLRVFGVIVFGPDTGQHHALNIEPGYEISVVREWRTVDLERLDRAVSSSVHGVVHIVAIEDGEAELYRIRQYGPERVTTLTIGSGKTAELDSRQSLFEELLKALDKVTGPIVVAGPGFVKEDFVKFAKTKAPDTAARMLMEDTRRSGYGAAQEAIGNGVLSRVAEDLQLAREVQVMDEVFLRIGQNGAVAYGAAEVQTSIDYGAAETIVVADTEIRQSRTACMIEAAERLGAGVVVLSTEFEPGKRLIGLGGVAALLRYKIAA from the coding sequence ATGAAGGCTGCCGCTGCCGAGCCGCTGAGACGCGACGGATTCGGCGAGTACAAGCTGATGCCTGAAAGTCTGGACGATCTCTGGCATCTGTCGCACCTGATCTCTTACGGCAATACGGTGTTTGCGGTTACAATGCGAACGGTGGACGGCCCAAACGATAAGCTGCGTGCCGAAAAGCTGGAGAAGCGGCCGGTCCGCATCGGCGTGAAGTGCGAAAAAGTTGAGTTCACGCCGACGGCGAATCGGCTGCGGGTGTTCGGGGTGATTGTGTTCGGGCCCGACACCGGTCAGCACCATGCACTGAATATTGAGCCCGGGTATGAGATCTCGGTGGTGCGCGAGTGGCGGACGGTGGATCTTGAGCGGCTGGATCGCGCGGTTTCGTCGTCGGTGCACGGTGTTGTACATATTGTGGCAATCGAGGACGGCGAGGCCGAGCTCTACCGCATCCGCCAGTATGGTCCTGAACGCGTGACTACGCTGACGATCGGGAGCGGCAAGACTGCGGAGTTGGACTCGCGGCAGAGTTTGTTTGAGGAGTTGTTAAAGGCGCTTGACAAGGTGACGGGTCCGATTGTTGTCGCGGGCCCCGGGTTTGTGAAGGAGGATTTTGTCAAGTTTGCGAAGACGAAGGCTCCTGATACTGCTGCCCGGATGCTTATGGAGGATACGCGCCGTTCAGGATACGGGGCTGCACAGGAGGCGATCGGGAACGGTGTTTTATCACGGGTTGCCGAGGATCTTCAGCTGGCACGCGAGGTGCAGGTGATGGATGAGGTGTTTCTCCGCATCGGTCAGAACGGCGCTGTGGCTTACGGGGCTGCTGAGGTGCAGACCTCTATTGATTACGGCGCTGCAGAGACGATTGTGGTGGCTGATACCGAGATCCGGCAGAGCAGGACAGCATGCATGATTGAAGCAGCCGAGCGGCTCGGTGCGGGTGTTGTGGTGCTGTCCACCGAGTTTGAGCCGGGGAAAAGGCTGATCGGTCTCGGCGGTGTTGCGGCGCTGTTGCGGTACAAGATCGCTGCTTGA